The Euphorbia lathyris chromosome 8, ddEupLath1.1, whole genome shotgun sequence genome has a window encoding:
- the LOC136202341 gene encoding UDP-glucuronate 4-epimerase 1, with protein MPSLQEELFPSTPGKFKIDRGNRQFHRCFASTSTLFLWALFLIALTASYLSFQSFIDSGSKYFSASWGGIQWEKQVRNSAQIHRNGGMSVLVTGAAGFVGSHVSLALKKRGDGVVGLDNFNNYYDPSLKKARKSLLSDHGIFIVEGDLNDSQLLAKLFDVVAFTHVMHLAAQAGVRYAMENPNSYVHSNIAGLVTLLEVIKSASPQPALVWASSSSVYGLNDKVPFSESDRTDQPASLYAATKKAGEEITHTYNHIYGLSITGLRFFTVYGPWGRPDMAYFSFTRNILQGKPITVYRGKNRVDLARDFTYIDDIVKGCLGSLDTSGKSTGSGGKKRGPAPYRIFNLGNTSPVTVPALVNILERNLKMKAKRNILDMPGNGDVPFTHANISLAQREIGYKPTTDLQTGLKKFVKWYLSYYGYNHGKAVN; from the coding sequence ATGCCCTCTCTGCAGGAGGAGCTTTTTCCTTCTACTCCCGGAAAATTCAAGATTGACCGGGGTAATCGGCAGTTTCACCGGTGTTTTGCGTCCACTAGCACCTTGTTTTTATGGGCTTTGTTCTTAATTGCGTTGACGGCTTCTTATTTGAGTTTCCAGAGCTTTATTGATTCCGGTAGCAAGTACTTTTCGGCTTCGTGGGGAGGGATTCAATGGGAGAAACAAGTCCGGAATTCCGCTCAGATCCACCGGAATGGCGGTATGTCGGTTCTTGTCACCGGAGCTGCTGGTTTCGTCGGTTCGCACGTGTCTTTGGCTTTGAAGAAAAGAGGAGACGGCGTCGTTGGGCTTGATAATTTTAACAATTATTACGATCCGTCTTTAAAGAAAGCTCGTAAGTCTCTTCTTTCTGACCATGGAATCTTTATCGTTGAAGGCGATTTAAACGACTCGCAGCTCTTAGCCAAGCTATTCGATGTCGTCGCTTTTACTCACGTTATGCACTTAGCGGCTCAAGCCGGAGTCAGATACGCCATGGAAAATCCCAATTCCTATGTTCATTCCAACATAGCCGGTTTAGTCACGCTTCTCGAGGTTATCAAATCGGCTAGTCCTCAGCCGGCTTTGGTTTGGGCTTCTTCGAGCTCTGTTTATGGTTTGAACGACAAGGTCCCGTTCTCGGAATCTGATCGCACCGACCAGCCGGCGAGTCTCTACGCCGCAACGAAAAAGGCAGGTGAGGAAATCACCCACACATACAATCACATTTACGGTTTATCAATCACCGGGTTGAGATTTTTCACTGTCTATGGCCCATGGGGCAGACCCGACATGGCTTACTTCTCCTTCACCCGAAATATCCTGCAAGGGAAACCGATAACGGTATATCGGGGCAAGAACCGGGTTGATCTTGCTCGTGATTTCACCTACATTGATGATATAGTGAAAGGTTGTCTCGGTTCATTGGATACCTCGGGAAAGAGTACCGGGTCGGGCGGTAAAAAGAGAGGACCCGCACCGTATCGGATATTCAATTTGGGTAATACATCACCGGTAACTGTTCCGGCACTTGTGAACATACTGGAGAGGAATTTGAAGATGAAGGCGAAGAGGAATATCCTGGATATGCCAGGAAACGGCGACGTACCATTTACTCACGCGAATATTAGCTTGGCCCAAAGAGAAATCGGGTATAAACCGACAACCGATTTACAAACCGGATTGAAGAAGTTTGTTAAATGGTATCTCTCGTATTACGGCTATAATCATGGAAAGGCtgtaaattaa